The sequence CAGTCGCCGCTCGTCGCGCTCGGCAAAGGTGATGAAGCGCTCGTCCACCTGGATCAGCTGGCCAGTGGCATCGCGGGTGACGCGATCCGGAAAGGCCGCTTCGATTTCCGGCGTCAGCACCGGCAGGCTGGCGGTGACGTTGGTGGAGTGGTTGTCGTAATAGTCGACCGATACCGAGCCGCCATCGATGAAGGGCAGTTCCCAGATGACGCCGAACTTCCAGTCGCTCTGGTCCTGCGCCGGCAAGTTGGGATTGCCGCCGGTGATGACGGTGGCCAGCACCGTCTCGTTGTTGAGAATGTCGAACACCGGCACGTTGGGTGTCGCAATCGCCGGATTGCCCAGCTGGCTGAGCGACGGGGCAACTTCGCGGTTTATATGATTGGCGGTGAAGGTGATCGTGTCGGTCACGCCCCAGGTCACGCCGGCGGTCCAGTCGGTCAGCGTGCCGAAGTCCGAGAGGTAATCGACGCCCACATTCAGGTTCAGCGTAATATCGCCCACCGCGCCAACAACTTCCTCGTCGCGGCTGGTCAGCGGGATGGCGACGTTGGCTCCGCCGAACACGCGGCTGCGCGAAAGGCCGATATCGGCTGCCAGCGCGCGGGTGTCGCTGCTCTCGATGCGGTTCCAGCGATAGCCTGCGTCGAGCGTCACGGAGATGTCCCCGGCAGGCAGGAAGATCGGTGTCGCCCGCGCGGTCGACAGCGCGTTGAATGTGTAGGTGTCGGTCAGCGATTCATCGACGCCCGCCTCTGCGAAAGTGCCCAGGTCACCGTCGATGGCGATCAGCCCGGCGGCAGCATCGGCGACGAGCGCCGTGGTATCGACGCGGCGGCCGGTGCGGCTGATGGAATCCACGTAGGTCCCGTCGAGCGTACCCGTGACTTCCCACTCGCCGAGTTGCAGGTTGACCGTGCTGCCCATGGCGTAGGTTTCACTGCGCCGGTCGACCGTCAGCGGGTCTTCCTCGTTGAAGGTGCGCCGCAAAGTGTTGTTCTGGTCGTCGGTCAGCAGCACGATGTCGAGGCCCTGCAGGCGCAGACTGTCCTCGCGCTCGTAGGTCGCATTGAGGCTGAGCGAATTGCCAGCCTGGCCAAGGCGCGTCGACCAGTTGACGGTCGCCTCCACTCCGGCGGAATCGGCCACCAGGCTGCGGTATTCGGCGGGATCGGGATCGGTGGCGAGGTCCGGCAGACTGCCGTCGGCCTGCACGATATCGCGCTCGGCCTCGGTCAGCATGCTCGAATTGTCCCATTCGAGATTGAGGTTGAGCCGGCTCGGCCCGTCGATCCGTAGGTAGGTGCCTTCCACCTCCTGCGTCGAATAGCCGCCATCGAAGGGCTGGCCATATTCGACTTCGATCTCGCGGCTGGAGAAATTGTCCTTGAGGATGAAGTTCACCACCCGCTGGTCCGGCGAATAGCCATAGCGCTGGGCCACGTCCTCGCTGAACACCTCGGTCCGCTCGATCGCCTCCGGCGGGTAGCTGCGCAGTTCGCGGAAGGAGGAAATGCGCACGCCGTTGACGAGGATGACCGGGCCACCGCCACCGCCGAAACCGCCACTGCCACCGCGCCCACGGCTGGAATTCACCTGCGGGCCAAGCGCCTGCAGCAGTTCGGCAATTGAACCCGCACCGTAGGCGGCGATATCCGCTTCATCGAGTTCGAGGATCGGCGGTTCGGGTGCATCCACCTGTCCGACCAGCCGCGCGCCGAGCACGAGGATGGTGTTGACGTCATCCTCCTCCACTTCCGGCGCGGGGCCGGTGGCGGGTCCGTCATTTTCCTGTGCCGTGGCGGCGGACGGTGCGGGCTCCACCTCCTCCGCCAGAACAGGGGAGGCACACAACATCGAGGCGATGGCCAATACGCTGCTAGATTGCGAAATTCTCACGCCTTGGGGGGCTCCGGACAAAATCAACGAATGCGTTGGACGCGCATATGTGCTGCAGCGCAAAAACGCGCAATACGGACCGTTGTCTTATTTTGTCGCAGATGTATCGCAGCTTTCGCAGGGATTCAGGCGGGTTCCACCGGTACCTTGGTAAGGGGTGGCTTCCCTTTTGGGCCGCTTGCCGCTATGGCGCGCCGCCAATATCTCGTATTTGCGCTGAATTGCTAACAAGGACCAAGAAACTGAATGGCTAAAGAAGAACTTCTCGAAATGCGCGGCAAGGTGGTGGAGCTGCTGCCCAATGCAATGTTCCGCGTCGAGCTCGAGAACGGCCACGAAGTGCTCGGTCACACCGCCGGTCGCATGCGCAAGAACCGCATCCGCGTGCTGGTGGGCGACGAAGTCCTGTGCGAACTGACGCCCTACGACCTGACGAAGGCGCGTATCACCTATCGCTTCATGCCAGGCCGCAGCGGCCCGCCGGGATACAACGGCTGAGGCGCAAAGAGCGCCCGTGACCTCCGGTACACCCAAGCTCATCCTTGCATCGGCCAGCCCGCGCAGGCGCGAACTGCTGGGCCGCCTTGGCGTAGAGCCGGACGCGGTTGCCCCCGCCGACATCGACGAAAGCCCCCTGCCCCGCGAACTGCCGCGCGCCTATGCCATGCGCATGGCGCGGGAGAAGGCGCAGGCCGTGGATGGAGGCGGAGCGCATGTACTGGCGGGCGACACGGTCGTTGCCGCCGGGCGGCGCATCCTGCCCAAGGCCGAGGACGAAGCGACCGCACGCGAATGCCTGCAACTGCTCTCCGGCCGTCGCCACCGCGTCCTGTCCGCGATTGCGCTGGCCGCGCCTGACGGCTCCATCGCCGAGCGACTGAGCGAGACCCAGCTCAAGTTCAAGCGCCTCTCCGCCGCCGAGATCGAGGCCTACATCGCCAGCGGCGAATGGCACGGCAAGGCCGGCGGCTATGCCATCCAGGGCATGGCCGAAGCGCTGATCCCGTGGATCCAGGGCAGCCATTCCGGCGTGGTCGGCCTGCCGCTTTACGAGACACGCGCCTTGCTGAAGGCAGCGGGGTTCCCCATTGGCTGAGCGCCCCTCCGACGGCTGGCTCGTCGAACGGGGCATCGGCGAGGAACGGGCGATCCGCTCGCAGGACGGCGAGATCGTTGCCGCACGCATCCATTGGCCGGGCAACCTGACGCTTGGCCAGGTAGAAGACGCGGTGGTCGTCAGCCTCCGATCGAACGGCGCCTGGCGCAACAGCGGTATCGTCCGCTTTGCCAACGGCCAGGAAGCCCACGCCAGCAGGATTCCGCGCGAGACCACCGAAGGCATGCGGGTGCGGCAAAAGGTGACGCGAGAGGCGATTGCCGAACGCGGACGGCTGAAAATCGCCAGATCCACGTTCACAGAGGAAGCGGTCACCCCACCGCCGGGCCTGCTGCAACAGCTTACATCCGAAGGCGCAGATGCCCGCGAAGTGACAGCCTTCCCTGGCGAGGCCGACTGGGACGAATTGTTCATCGAGGCCTGGACAGGCGAGGTGCCCTTCAGCGGCGGATCGCTGATCCTTTCCCCCACACCGGCGATGACGCTGATCGACGTGGACCTGCACGACTATCCCGAGGCGCTGTACCACAACGGTATTCCGGTCCTGGCGCGCACGCTGGCGCGGATGAACATCGGCGGCAATATCGGCATCGATTTCCCCACGCTCGACAAGTCGGACCGCAAGGCCATCGACGATCGTCTGTCGAAGTTCCTTGCAGACTGGCCGCATGAACGCACCGCCATGAACGGTTTCGGCTTCGTGCAGATCGTCGCGCGGCTGGAGCAGCCGAGCATGTTGCAGCGCCTTGCCTGTCACCGCGTCGGAGCTGCCGCCCGTTTCCTCTTGCGCCGTGCCGAAAGGCTGGAAGGTGCCGGCAAGATCGAACTGGCCGCGCACCCTGCCGTCATTGCCAAGCTGACGGAGGAGTGGCTGGCGGAACTCCAGCGACGTACCGGCCGCGAGGTGTCAACAAGGCCGGATCCGACCCTTGCGATCGAAGCACCGCACGCCCAGCTTGTGCCACGATGAGCACCAAGACCGCCAAACCCTGCCCGATGTGCAAGAAGCCGCGCAGCGAGGAATTCGCGCCCTTCTGCTCCAGCCGTTGCCGCGATCGCGACCTGGCGGCGTGGTTCAACGATGGCTATGCCGTGCCCGGTCCGCCGGCCTCCCCCGACGATATCGCACGCGAAGACTGATTTTTGCCGACAAGGGGTCTTGCCAAGCGCGCAAGGCTTCGCCATAGGCGCGCTTCACTCGCTGGCCGGGCACTTCGAAGATGCCTGTCGCCGATGAGATGCCTGGGTAGCTCAGTGGTAGAGCAGACGACTGAAAATCGTCGTGTCGGTGGTTCGACTCCGCCCCCGGGCACCACTCCTCCAGACTAGTCCGGAACCGCGTCCCAGCCGAGTGGCGCGCCGCGATAGAACGCGTCGATGCGGGCGATCCCGCCGCGTTCGTCCAGCTTAAACAGGTACGCGCCGTTCACGGACATCGGCGAGATCATGTTGGTCAGGATGCGACCGTCGAACTGTTCGCCGGTATTCGCCCCCTCAACCGCGCCACGAGGTCCGGGATAGGTCACCGTGCCAATGCCCGGAGCTTCGAACGAAAGCACGGTGCCGGCTTGGTCGAGCCTTACGAAGGCGATCCCGATGCCACGCGCGCTATCGGCAAAAATGCGCACGTCGCCTACCGAGAAGTTGGAGTAGTAGCCGCTTTGCATCTGCGCATTGCAGCCCAGCGCGAAAGGTCGAAATCCCGGCTGTGCGGGATCGAGCAGGTCCGCATCGCTTACGTCGGTCGCGCGCTGTCCGTTGTCGGTGCGCACGCAATCGTCGGGAAAGCCGAAATCCATCGGCAATGGCCCTTCCGCCTCGCCAGTCGCGAAGGCGAAGTAGCGCCTGATAGTCTGTTCGATATCCTGCACAGGGTTTGAATGCGCCTGCGCAAAAGCGGGATCAGGCGGCCCGACCAGTTCGCCATCCATCGTAAAGGGCAGCATCGGTTGCAACAGGGTAATCGTGCCGCCCCGGTCGCCACCGAATTCCTCGCGGATCGGCAGCACG is a genomic window of Aurantiacibacter sp. MUD11 containing:
- a CDS encoding TonB-dependent receptor plug domain-containing protein; the protein is MEPAPSAATAQENDGPATGPAPEVEEDDVNTILVLGARLVGQVDAPEPPILELDEADIAAYGAGSIAELLQALGPQVNSSRGRGGSGGFGGGGGPVILVNGVRISSFRELRSYPPEAIERTEVFSEDVAQRYGYSPDQRVVNFILKDNFSSREIEVEYGQPFDGGYSTQEVEGTYLRIDGPSRLNLNLEWDNSSMLTEAERDIVQADGSLPDLATDPDPAEYRSLVADSAGVEATVNWSTRLGQAGNSLSLNATYEREDSLRLQGLDIVLLTDDQNNTLRRTFNEEDPLTVDRRSETYAMGSTVNLQLGEWEVTGTLDGTYVDSISRTGRRVDTTALVADAAAGLIAIDGDLGTFAEAGVDESLTDTYTFNALSTARATPIFLPAGDISVTLDAGYRWNRIESSDTRALAADIGLSRSRVFGGANVAIPLTSRDEEVVGAVGDITLNLNVGVDYLSDFGTLTDWTAGVTWGVTDTITFTANHINREVAPSLSQLGNPAIATPNVPVFDILNNETVLATVITGGNPNLPAQDQSDWKFGVIWELPFIDGGSVSVDYYDNHSTNVTASLPVLTPEIEAAFPDRVTRDATGQLIQVDERFITFAERDERRLQFGLNLSGRIGGESEGRGGRGGPPGGAAGGPPPGAFGGGQGGATGQGGPPNAERFQAMRATFCETEPDQLADLFNRAIAAQAAGEEPPVGPDGQPIAIPPQMLERLTGENGQVDPERFAAIRERICSADGPPQFAGQGGPQGGPPGGPPQAGQGGPPAGGGRGRGGFRGGFGPFGGSGGPPSGRWFLNLNYTLELENTVLIAPGLPRLDLLDGDALTGGGEPRHAASARAGVFYDGFGLISFANYTGSSRIEGSSQPGSTDLYFDDIVTFNLRAFADLGRRQGLVEQVPFFENTRIGIGIDNLFDARQRVTDSNGDTPQRYQPLLLDPVGRSFEIEIRKLF
- the infA gene encoding translation initiation factor IF-1 — protein: MAKEELLEMRGKVVELLPNAMFRVELENGHEVLGHTAGRMRKNRIRVLVGDEVLCELTPYDLTKARITYRFMPGRSGPPGYNG
- a CDS encoding Maf family protein is translated as MTSGTPKLILASASPRRRELLGRLGVEPDAVAPADIDESPLPRELPRAYAMRMAREKAQAVDGGGAHVLAGDTVVAAGRRILPKAEDEATARECLQLLSGRRHRVLSAIALAAPDGSIAERLSETQLKFKRLSAAEIEAYIASGEWHGKAGGYAIQGMAEALIPWIQGSHSGVVGLPLYETRALLKAAGFPIG
- a CDS encoding ribonuclease; amino-acid sequence: MAERPSDGWLVERGIGEERAIRSQDGEIVAARIHWPGNLTLGQVEDAVVVSLRSNGAWRNSGIVRFANGQEAHASRIPRETTEGMRVRQKVTREAIAERGRLKIARSTFTEEAVTPPPGLLQQLTSEGADAREVTAFPGEADWDELFIEAWTGEVPFSGGSLILSPTPAMTLIDVDLHDYPEALYHNGIPVLARTLARMNIGGNIGIDFPTLDKSDRKAIDDRLSKFLADWPHERTAMNGFGFVQIVARLEQPSMLQRLACHRVGAAARFLLRRAERLEGAGKIELAAHPAVIAKLTEEWLAELQRRTGREVSTRPDPTLAIEAPHAQLVPR
- a CDS encoding DNA gyrase inhibitor YacG yields the protein MSTKTAKPCPMCKKPRSEEFAPFCSSRCRDRDLAAWFNDGYAVPGPPASPDDIARED